A genomic segment from Microthrixaceae bacterium encodes:
- the proC gene encoding pyrroline-5-carboxylate reductase codes for MTILQIVGGGKMGEALIGGILRGGDLAPGDVRVVEAVAERREALAELFPGAQISTEIGPASGTIIAVKPAGAAAVAAAVAAAGGGRILSIAAGVTLAQLEAAAGPGVAVVRAMPNTPALIGEGASAVAGGTHASDADVDWAVGLLGAVGVVVRVDESQLDAVTALSGSGPAYVFLIGEALIDAGVSAGLSRDLATTLAAQTLVGSAQLMAQSDLVPSELRAAVTSPGGTTAAGVRVLEQRAVRAALIDAVHAAFERSREMAH; via the coding sequence ATGACCATCCTGCAAATCGTCGGCGGCGGAAAGATGGGCGAGGCCCTGATCGGCGGCATCCTTCGCGGCGGCGATCTGGCACCGGGAGACGTTCGGGTCGTGGAGGCGGTGGCCGAGCGTCGTGAGGCACTCGCAGAGCTGTTTCCCGGTGCGCAGATCTCCACCGAAATTGGGCCGGCCTCGGGCACGATCATCGCCGTGAAGCCCGCCGGGGCGGCGGCGGTTGCGGCGGCGGTGGCCGCGGCGGGAGGCGGCAGAATCCTCTCGATCGCCGCGGGGGTCACCCTCGCGCAACTCGAGGCGGCGGCCGGCCCGGGCGTTGCGGTGGTGCGGGCCATGCCGAACACCCCCGCCCTGATCGGCGAGGGCGCCTCGGCCGTCGCCGGGGGAACCCATGCTTCCGATGCAGACGTCGACTGGGCGGTGGGGCTGCTCGGCGCCGTCGGGGTGGTCGTTCGGGTCGACGAGTCGCAACTCGATGCGGTCACGGCGTTGTCGGGTTCCGGCCCGGCGTACGTCTTCCTGATCGGTGAGGCGTTGATCGACGCCGGGGTGTCGGCAGGGCTTTCCCGCGACCTGGCCACGACCCTCGCCGCTCAGACCCTGGTGGGTTCGGCCCAACTGATGGCTCAAAGCGACCTGGTGCCCTCGGAGCTTCGCGCCGCGGTCACCTCGCCCGGCGGGACGACGGCGGCCGGAGTGCGGGTTCTGGAACAACGCGCCGTGCGGGCAGCTCTCATCGATGCGGTGCACGCCGCGTTCGAACGCTCGCGGGAGATGGCACATTGA
- a CDS encoding HNH endonuclease — protein sequence MFEHDRASQHTNNGDSDGERGGDGWGLLDTATTTGNTLATQLEQLLDHVQTGIDTLNTTPGDTTPFNGSSGGQREHIARELSLTAARLNHLAQRLHVATVKIAQHENVHLHDRIPTMSHWLALHHGIARRDANRLLRATTTIERFEQIATAYNNGTITLGHLDAISKIIPTRYTHQQTLDAIEAIRNVEQLLIDTATHTSINRFEQFCDNVRDRLDQDGPSDPNTEPSHITLSKTFNGRWHLHGNLTPDDGALLATILHDLINRQTHTTTNETNETDSDSCSDSGSGSGSAPTGASPPTEPEPAEPGEPGPEPGPEPGPEPAEPDPAEPGEPGPEPGPEPGPEPAEPDPAEPEPEPEPAEPAEPERGPTMAQRRANALRDALITAAGATKPGRVGTYLHIDLDKLNRVHEGLTALFTQRHGQPDISGPTHTETNLDITDETLWALLANADITPTFTRNGTPLSYGHTRRLAPDILRRVLAHRDRGCRFPGCERPTIGSDLHHLTHHSNGGTTDPNNLTHLCRYHHTRHHTGHATITGNPNQPLQATRPDNTTITNTPRHKEQEAG from the coding sequence ATGTTCGAGCACGACAGGGCATCCCAACACACCAACAACGGTGACAGCGACGGTGAACGCGGCGGTGACGGTTGGGGTCTGCTCGACACAGCAACCACCACCGGCAACACCCTCGCCACACAACTCGAACAACTCCTCGACCACGTCCAAACCGGCATCGACACCCTCAACACCACCCCAGGCGACACAACACCGTTCAACGGCTCAAGCGGTGGTCAACGCGAACACATCGCCCGCGAACTGTCCCTCACCGCAGCCCGCCTCAACCACCTCGCCCAACGCCTCCACGTCGCCACCGTCAAAATCGCTCAACACGAAAACGTCCACCTCCACGACCGCATCCCCACCATGAGCCACTGGCTCGCACTACACCACGGCATCGCCCGCCGCGACGCCAACCGGCTCCTACGCGCCACCACCACCATCGAACGATTCGAACAAATCGCCACCGCCTACAACAACGGCACCATCACCCTCGGCCACCTCGACGCCATCTCCAAAATCATCCCCACCCGCTACACCCACCAACAAACCCTCGACGCCATCGAAGCCATCCGCAACGTCGAACAACTCCTCATCGACACCGCCACCCACACCAGCATCAACCGATTCGAACAATTCTGCGACAACGTCCGCGACCGCCTCGACCAAGACGGCCCCAGCGACCCCAACACCGAACCATCCCACATCACCCTGTCCAAAACATTCAACGGACGCTGGCACCTCCACGGCAACCTCACCCCCGACGACGGCGCACTCCTCGCCACCATCCTCCACGACCTCATCAACCGCCAAACCCACACCACCACCAACGAAACCAACGAAACCGACAGCGACAGCTGCAGCGACAGCGGCAGCGGCAGCGGCAGCGCACCCACAGGCGCCAGCCCACCCACCGAACCGGAGCCCGCCGAGCCCGGTGAGCCCGGACCTGAACCCGGACCTGAACCCGGGCCTGAGCCGGCGGAGCCTGACCCCGCCGAGCCCGGTGAGCCCGGACCTGAACCCGGACCTGAACCCGGGCCTGAGCCGGCGGAGCCTGACCCCGCCGAGCCCGAACCGGAACCCGAGCCGGCGGAACCTGCCGAGCCTGAACGCGGGCCCACCATGGCCCAACGCAGAGCCAACGCCCTACGCGACGCCCTCATCACCGCAGCAGGCGCCACCAAACCCGGCCGCGTCGGCACCTACCTCCACATCGACCTCGACAAACTCAACCGCGTCCACGAAGGCCTCACCGCACTGTTCACCCAACGCCACGGCCAACCCGACATCTCCGGACCCACCCACACCGAAACCAACCTCGACATCACCGACGAAACCCTCTGGGCCCTTCTCGCCAACGCAGACATCACCCCCACTTTCACCCGCAACGGCACACCCCTGTCCTACGGACACACCCGCCGCCTCGCCCCCGACATCTTGCGACGCGTCCTGGCCCACCGCGACCGCGGCTGCCGCTTCCCCGGATGCGAACGCCCCACCATCGGCTCCGACCTGCACCACCTCACCCACCACAGCAACGGCGGAACCACCGACCCCAACAACCTCACCCACCTATGCCGCTACCACCACACCCGACACCACACCGGCCACGCCACCATCACCGGCAACCCCAACCAACCACTCCAAGCCACCCGACCCGACAACACCACCATCACCAACACCCCCCGCCACAAAGAGCAAGAGGCCGGGTAG